The DNA window TGTCCTGGTAAGCTGGCCAGGACTGCTGGCGGTCATAGTGGGAATGTGGATGTTGCTGGTTGAACTGTGACAGAGAAGGGCTGCTGGCGGACATCGGCAGGTGGGATTGAGAAGTTACGGAGGTGTTCATGGAGTCATAGAGACCAGCATTGGGGCGATACCAAGTCTCGTCCTGGCTGGTTGGCTGCACCGGCTCAGCTTTTGTCCAGGAATGGACAGAGGACCCATAAGAGGGTCTGTCCTGTTCTGGCTGCCTGATAGCGAGATCTGAATTGTGGTTTTGCAGGAAAGGATTTGAGTTGTTGCGATGGTAACCGTTGGCAGCGTCAGGCTGGTTCTCACAGTTATAGCTGCCATATTTGTGGTACTGATACTCTCGACCCAGTTTCTCCTCCAGAGCTGGGGGGCTGCTGACTGCCCGCGCATCTGTCTGAACGGACTCCTCAGGTGGCTCACACTCGATGACATGCAGGTCCTCAATACTGGCTTCAACTGGCTCACTTCTGTCTGAACTCACCAGAGGAGCTGGGCAATCTGTACGGTAAGGAGAGTTAAGTTAAAGCCACTCAGTCATTTTTTAACTTCCCTGGCTTTCTGTGCATTTAGAACATTAAGTTTGCCAACCAACAGTAATGCTCACCAGCTGAAAGATATTCCTGGCTCATTGATAAGGATTTCATCTTCTCAACAAGTTCCTCTGGGCCTTCATATAGTTTCTGGATAAAAACCACATGAACAATTATGATATGAATCACTTAGAATTTGTTTTTAACTGGCCTTATTCAACTGCCACATAAAATCCTTCAGAAAATATGTTTACCCTCAGCTCAAGTAAATCTTCCTCCACATGTGGTTCAAGCGTCTCCTTGTAGAAAGGCAGGAAGAAGCTGTGGCCCTCTGTAAGAAAAGGTTGGGAAAGGATGAGAAAAAGAACCACATTAACTAAAAGGGTTAGCTGGAAATCCAAGCAAGAAAGTTTGTAAACTATACGCCTGCCTGCCGACAGTCTGTCTGTAAATAATATATGATTTTAACATGTAGGTTAGCAATAGTATAGCCATGTTACAACAGTATTACAATATTCATCTTTAAAATGTTCATATTAACTGAAAGATATAAAGATAAAACATTACAGTTACATCCTTCAactctttaaaaacaacaatgaacgATTTTAATGTTATATTCCACTGACTCTCATTAGACCATATtcaataatgttttaaatacacacacaaatcttACCGTTAAATGTTGGCCGTTGTATCGGATTGTGGTCCCAGCACCTCTTCATGAGCTGAATGATCTCTACGGGCGTGTCATCTGGAATAAGGTTCTCTGCAGGTCGGTCCCCTTTTCGGACACACTGACTGAGTTGATCTTCACTCCTTGCATCTgaatacagaaaacacatttaatttgtttgcaTGAAGTTAAATTAAAGTCATTCAGAGTTTTGTATTTGGCTTGTTTAACCGGTAAATCAGACAATAAAAAAGGTGGTTACTTTTTTTAAGAACTGCCCCACAATTTACAGTGCTTAACAATTTTGTTAGACCAGCTGTCATAAAAActggaaaacaaatatttttgaaaatctttcaaaagcttgtttaaaactaacacgttatttttttttggcaaataaactaatttcacctttttatacccaaattTGAGCCGactcactgggcttctctgagaagtcagaaataattcaagcagaacattcaaccactaaaactcatttttctgctcaggaatgcaagaaaaaaagtataatttgactcttaatcaagaaataataatgtgctttactattttacatttttttttgtaaaacagtcatcttgaaaattcatggataacaataatattttagcattaaaaatatcattcGGGTTAAAGAGTTttacatactggtgtattaaccattacagaaacataaaaaatgattttggtaattactactgctgttaatttaggacagctgtggcataaaccagtggtctaataaatgtgttaagcactttacttatttatgttttgGCATCCTGACTCACTGGCGTAAGGCTCTTCTCCTGTGAGGATGACCCAGACCACAATAGCGAAGCTGTAGATGTCAGACTTCTCAGTAGAGACTGTATGGATGCACTCCAGGTGCTCGGGGGCCATGTAGCTCAGCGTGCCGGCACCTCTTACCCCTGCTGATCGCCCCGTACGACTCCTCCTGCGAGACTCCTCCTTTGTGAGTCTGCTCCATGTCTGGCAGGTTGCCAGGCCAAGATCTGCAATCTAGAACAAAGATTTTTACTTGGATTATCGTAATGTATAAGCTCATTGTCAGGATGTATCATGTATCATTTAGTGTGTAATATACCTTAATGTGAAAATCCTTGTCCACTAATATGTTTTGCGGCTTGATATCCTTATGTACGActtttctctctgtgaggtACACCATCCCCTCTAAAATCTCTAAGATGATTCTACCCTTGATGGATATTGGCACGGAGACCTGGGGAgaatttattatattaatcCTTCCATTCGTATACTAAAAACAAGTTATTCAAGGCTGCAAACAATGGATGAAATCTACTGGAAATTCTTTAGTTACAGACATCAATTAAGAATCTTTCCCTTTTTAATGtgactttacattttaaacccACTGACCGTCTCTAGCATGACCGACAGGTTGCCTCTGGGCATGAGCTCCATAACTAGCGAGCAGTCTCTGTCTTCCATGATCACACCCAGTAACTTGACCACCcgttcatggttcaggcttgcCATGATGTTCCCCTCCTCCAGCAGTGACCTTTTATTATCCCtggaaaaagaaagttaaaaaaataaataaataaaaaatttgtgagaattagggctgggcgatatatcgatgtaaaaaatatattgatatatttttaaatgtgatatggaattagaccatattgcatatatcgatatagtttatagattttttttctttcttaatgtataatgctgcccttactttggtttgtcatatttagttgttttgtaatgtttgttattcttttctcatataaatatatttatttcagaaaaagtttgcttattttatttcatgggctatttttatttaagatattttttaatttaaatgtgcactttatggagctttgactttttttttttttttaaaaggtactcctgttgttatacagtatttatggttacttaaataaacggtttcgataaaactacttatgacatgtcatatttggctttgactttgactgaacatttgctctcactttgcgataaaaatatcgggatatatatcgtatatcgatattcagccttaatatatcgggatatgacttttggtccatattgcccagccctagtgagGAACAGGATGTTACAACTGACATAATGTGCATAATGTAGAGTCTTATATCAGGGACAGGACGTAGGGATGCTCCaaagatatacattttttaagaggATCACATCAGTCATGATGTGACTAATCCATAATAAATGCAGTGCCTTAGTCAATGTTATTATAAAAATCTATGTTTGTGCTATTAGTGACAACCATTCAGACAGGCTGAGCCACCAACTTTCTATCCAATGAAATCCATGCCCAAATGTTatctcacataaaaaaaattagggATGCACCGAAAATGACTCAAATAGCTGGATCAGGTATAAATCTAtgtttgtttaatatattcattAACTAGGCTTACTGGTTATGTGGAATATGTGAAATgtgatgtatcttttttttatgagaaatgtAACTTGGTGATCATGTTCCACTGCTGTctataaatgtgaaaaattcaataaaaatattgtggaaaaaaaaaactaggctTACTGGAATTAACTGATAAATTGGTTCTAAGGCATGCTATCTAGAAAACGGATGTTGGAATTACATCCTCATTTCACATAAACGCACATCTCTCTCTTGTCCCTGTTAAAAGGAAGTtagtagacattttttttatagcacACAGCCTGGGGATAggcacagattttttaaagtaataaacGTGGCTTTGCAAATGGCAtcatgtaaaaagaaaagacattgGTCAGTTTCACTGAATTGTGTGGAGAGCTTGTATAAAGGGTCCTGCTGGGGCACATGATTCAAGTTACTCTTTCAAGGGGGAATACCCAGCAGACTCCATAGCAGACACAGACAGGACTCACTCGTTGCGAATAGGGCCTGTATACATGGTCTTCAGCACCACCTGGCCGAGAGTTACATGGTAACACAGGTAGACTTCTCCAAACCCTCCGTAGTCCATGGCCTCCCTTTTAATGAGATCAGCCGGTTTCATACGAAAGGAAGACTGTGGCGCGGTGGCCATCCCTGGTGCGAGTCGTCACAgcaaaacagctaaaaaaagacacataccaGCTCAGAAAACTCACAAAAAAGTTGCTCAACTTTTCATGTTTGAAATACAGCAAGTGTGAATGTACTGAGGAGAGGAACTAGGACATTAAAGCGGTGAGTCACTCGTCCATAACTTTCAAAATACTTCCAGTCTGCAGGTTTAAGCTAACGCCTAACGTTTCCGAAGGTTTCGGCATCAAGACTTAAGCCGAGTGACTCTTCACCCGACAAACACCGTTATCCTCCCCATTATCTTTCAATGTCAGAAAATCTGCAGTGAAATGGTTAGCTTACCTAAAAGGTGGCACACAAGCCAAGTAACGCCAGGGCACTTTATTTGTAGTTCCGGGATTTCCTCGACGCCTTCGTTCAAAAGCGAAACTTGGCAGGCGAcgtaaaaaaactacaaacagCCTCACAAGTCGATAACAGAGCAGGGCAGCTAGCAGAATCAGGTTTTTGTGACCGAATAGATCTACAAACACAACCCGCAACGAAACACAAATGCAAGGTACGATACTAGCATGTCTTctttataactttattaattttaaatccttttttgaGACACAGGATTCCTCTGAGGACCATTATCAATCCTGTCATGTTGCATTGTCGCTACCTACTGGTGAAATCAATGCACTGCAGGACTGAAGCTTTTTATGAGATTTGATGGTGATGCTGTTACACTGCACTACTTGTTTTCATGAGATTCAgaatgatgaagaaaaaaatattttggagtcacacttttacattttatcatTAATTAAAGCAGCACAGCTACAATACTGACCTatagtcttttaaaaaatacacaaaaaacaagttCATTGATAAAACAAGCGTTTCTGTGAAACTAGAGTGGGAAACCACCTAAATTGTGGCCTCTGACATCGTGGGCGATGTATGTATGACACATAGGCCTACATTTTGGGCAGTCTATCTGTGAACGCCCACACTATAAATTCCTCCTTTGCACACTAAAGCCACAACAAAGTAGTATCATATTTACCTGTCGTGTGTTTTCTTGGTTTTCCggttagcttttttttttttattctgttcacATTTATTGCTGGTAATCTTCAGTTTATTTGGAACTTTCCAGCTGCCGCAATTTACAGTTTACTGAGCACTGTGGTGGACTCTTAAACAGAAAAACCTCTCcatttgcatgaaaaacacTATACATCTACaattaaaattgttttattaatgaTGCTCAGACCCATTTTCCTTAAGGATGCATTATGAGTCAGCTGTGGCAATAATGGTCTTTCAGTCACAATCAAATCTCTATGCACTCCACCCTCTCTATTACTAACAGCATAAGTTATTTCAGGTATTTAACTACATGTTTGAGACTAATTGAGGCCAGAATAACAGGAGTATTGTCACAGAAGAACAGGGTGGACTGAAAACCGTGCATGTTTCCAGAGCCCATTTACTGTGTGAAACGCTCAGTGTAGTAGACACACGGCTCCTCCTATTCAAGAAGCCGTCTGGTGGTCACACACTGCCCCACATAGAACAACAACTGATCACCAGGAAGTTAAACCAACTTCTGCCTGCGGTGAAAATCTGCTGTCAATGTGGGGCAGTGGGTAGCAGCACttcctgttgatgtttttatcgTGATGATCAGTACAGAACTGCCAGCTGCCTTcctttttctgtaaaatttCCCTATGCTGTTAATTGGCTTCCTCAAACCTGCATCAGTCATATTAGTCGTCTTACTGGTTCTCAGCTGCCTCGTTCTTGGCTGGAAGAGATGTTAGGGATGGATGAATAATACCTGGAGTGCTGCAGTAAGCTGCAGATTCACAGGTGTTGTATTGACAGCTGCATATCAGGAGAGATTAATGGTCCAATGTTCCCTTTCCAgcgttgtttattttttccaggaGAGCGTAATGTAACAGCATCCCTCTCTTGTAGTTATGCTGTCTTCTCCTGTTTTTCCCCTGAGGGCTGACATGCTTCTTAATGGCAATAGTTGTCCTGATGTATCTTCCTGACAAAATCACTCTTCCCCTGATGTTTGGAAAGTCCCTTAGGTGCGGGTGGTGTCTGGACAATCATCTCCAGTGGTGTCGAGTCACAAATGATGCTCTGATGGTGGAAAGGGAACCAGGGTACAGGGAAGGTATTTGGCCCGTTTGACCAATCTTCTCCATCCCTTCCTTTAATGGGCGGTACATGGTGCTTACATCCCTTATTCAGGCATGATCACAGGAATTTGTGGCAAAGAGTAAAAGTAACTCTAAAATAAGATTGGGGGGCTTAGTTTAATTACTTAGTTTGGCTCTTTTTGAGATTACTGAACGAAGAAATGCATATCTGCAGCAAAAACGAAAAACAAATTTACTCTCCTGACGAGGGatgaagataataataataaactttatttgtatagcacttttcttaacaaagttacaaagtgctttacaggcaacagataaaaacatagtggatgacagaaaaaattacaagaaaacaacaaagcaaagtaaagtgcAATGCGGATAAGTTGGAATTACAATTGTCAAAACATAGACAGTGGCACGAGCTGGGGGAGAAAAACAACCAAgagattaagtagttaaaaaggTGTTATAAGAATTTTTCAGAGTGACCCTTCAATAAAGACAGTTGGATTCAAAGTATCAaagtttaagttgaatttaattaaagtctTGTACAAGAGGAGCGTTTAAATCATGCAACACAGCGAGTAAGGTTACAGAGGAAAAGGCTCAATATGATTGTCAAAACTCTTGGCTTATATGCCTCCTATAGTGGGAGGTTTCCAACGTCTAGCTGACCTGTCTGACACAGATGCTGTTATTCTCAGTTCCCCAAAGTCAAAGGTATGGTCAGCAGAAATACGTCTGACCCGTGTCTGACTCCCCAAGTCATGTGTACTTCCCTTTATCTTAACATATAGTTAACCTTATCTAGCCTGCTGCCTTTTGCAGAAGCACTGGTCTGATGTAACTCAAAGCCAGTGCCTCTACATTCAGCAGACAGGATCACATTTGCTTAGTATGATTAAAACGTTGGAAAAACCccagattaataaaaaaaattataacaaaaGGCTTTGCGATAAAAGATCACACTGTactgtactttaaaaaaagtaattgtgcacaaaaattagaaatgtcattgctgtacaaaaataattgttattgttggtaagtctcattgttccaatcaatgtatttgtctagaaccgccactgacaccctcttttttttttttctttaaagacagCTATTTATTCGGAAATTCAAAGGTTACAAAGTCAAAAAAACTTCCTTTTGTACCCCCACAATGAGTTTACTGTATGTTTAATTTCACTTCGTGGTGGTCCATTGTATTCCTAATTTATTTCCACAAGGGGAGGGTTTGGCTAGTTTAGCTCTGGTATGTAacagtctgttttatttttaaagtttatttttgggtAAAGTATTTGCTGACACTGAGCCTGAGGCCAGGGTATTAATACTCTTATCATACCTAACTAAAAATCCGGGGATGTGTGGGTTAAAATCACACTTGTGTTGTCCCTCAACGCTCCACTTCTTATACCGGCAAAACCACAACTCCCAGCATCCAGCGCGGCTAGCCTGGGAAGCAGTGCTCGGCTCGCTCGGACGCGGAGCTGCTGCAGTTGCAGCCCTACAGCGGGTTTGGGAAGCCGTCAAGCCGCTGcataagcattttttaaaacaacgaGGAAACACAGCGTGGCGTTTTTTTCCCACAGTTATCTCTCAGAGGGGATCTTTCACCATGGGGAATGGCATCAATAAGGTAGGATTTTCATCTGTTGCACACCGCCAGCGTTGAGTTCACAGACACGACTGGCCCTGGGTGTTTTGAGTGTAATCATTAAGGAGATGTCATCTTCAGCCGAGTCTCTGAGATGATTAATACAAACAAAGTTGTGCTCGTTAGTTTGTCACGATTCAGTGAAAATGTcttgaaaataaacaatatctTCTAACTGGCCAAACtatgaatatttaacataatGATGATTGTTTTACCTGATATTTTGGGTATTTTCCTAGTAAGGATTTCAACCTATCACTTTTAATTATCACCTCATATTTTCAGGGTGTCATTTAAGTCAGCTGTTTGTCTCAGCTGCTCATATTAATAATACTGTACCCCTGTCTGCTTCACGTCTACATATATCTCTGTTAATATAGGTCCTGCCTGACTTGTACTTGGGAAATTTCAAAGGTTTGTCTTcactttcttttattattttgatttgGTTTTTGCATATGACCACTCATAcctaatttattttcttctttgtgtCAGATGCCAGGGACCGAGAACAGTTAGCCAGAAACAACATCACACACATCCTGTCCATTCATGACAGTGCAGCTCCCATCCTCCAGGTAAGAAGCTCCCCACCTCCTTATTACACACGCATATCTGTGCCCCGGGTATGCATATTAAATTTCTCATTAATCTTTAAGCAGAGTGATCAAGAAGCAGGTGAGACCAAACGGTGGCTGTTACATAAAGCATATTTACCACCTTAGCCAGTCCTATTTATGTTAGTCTGActcattttctgttgatttacTGCCTTAAAGCAAAATCCAAGCTTAATTGCCTTACAGGGTTTTAATGTGGTATTTCCAAGGCtggaaaagtgcttggatttagAGTAAATTGCTTGAAACTAGTTAACATTTAGGCTATATAGCACGGCAAGTCTACTCACAAACAGGTGGTACTTTGTGAAACacaaaactttgttttgttttcctttaatttgtctCTGTTCTGTAGAACACTGTCCCAAAACTTAGTCGTAGCTGTTTATAGCACAATAACatctaatttaatgtgatgaaCATGTGAAataatcatataataataatattctcaATATTGGCTCCGGTATACAGGGTTTTCCCTACCATTATAAGGTTTAGGAGCAGCACCCAAGCTGTCAATCAACGTGAAGAGCATCAAAATTAACTAAATCATTTTTCCCAGATCTAATGGTTTTATTTGGTCCCCAGTAGACCTctattgcaacttttttttttaagctttttgtgtgtttttttatttattatttgctctTGCCTTTCTGACTTTTGTACATGGATATGTACGGAAGACCCCAATACTCCTCATCAAATATGAGCATTTAAGTCTTCCCCAAACCTGAAGAACACACAagaatgtactgtatataaagatgttatttaccacagctgtaaaaggatggaaaaacatgaaaatgcacCTTGAAAATTGCTATAATTTGAATTGGTGAAGGAACACGGTGCCATGGCAGCTGAGCCTGAACTATGAATTTCCTTCATGGAACCATATCAACAGAAAATGAGTCAGACTTACTGAAATAAGCCTGGCATTTTTCAGTAAACTCACTTTAATGAGCAGGGCtggatctgattggctgagacaTCTCTGCGTGTTAGTACAGCGCACATGATAAGATCTCTCATGCGGTTCATAAACCGGTCTGTCAGGTCGGTCAGGAAGAGGAGCCATGCTGCTTCTTGAACAAACAGTTGTCAGTcttgagtgagtgagtgagtgagagagagagagagagagagagagagagtaaacaATGAGCAGGGGAGTTTCATTCTCATGTGATAGTTGGAGTATCATGAAAAATGCAAGTCAACAACAGTTGGTTGGGTCAGTGTGCTGAGTTGTGTGCCTGCGTGGGTTTTAGAGTAGGCGGTTCTTGCTTCAGTCTATGGGGACTTTGCCGTCTcgcttcattattattatttctaggttattgattttgattaaaagTTAACCTAAAAGCTGCAAGTactttgtaatatttaaaagcAGCATGCATAAGGGTGACTGAAATTAACTTGAAATTGCCTTTATTGTTGTACATACAATAGCACAGCTTGTGTTCACCATCAGAAACACATGCTTAAGAGATTTGATGTGCAGAGGTGTTTATCACCTGctgatttattgatttgtgtTAAATGCATCAGAGCAAGTGACTGCTGACAGGTAACCGTTGTAATCCTTTGTCCCTCAGGAGATGACCTAT is part of the Centropristis striata isolate RG_2023a ecotype Rhode Island chromosome 11, C.striata_1.0, whole genome shotgun sequence genome and encodes:
- the ripk1l gene encoding receptor-interacting serine/threonine-protein kinase 1 isoform X1, with protein sequence MATAPQSSFRMKPADLIKREAMDYGGFGEVYLCYHVTLGQVVLKTMYTGPIRNEDNKRSLLEEGNIMASLNHERVVKLLGVIMEDRDCSLVMELMPRGNLSVMLETVSVPISIKGRIILEILEGMVYLTERKVVHKDIKPQNILVDKDFHIKIADLGLATCQTWSRLTKEESRRRSRTGRSAGVRGAGTLSYMAPEHLECIHTVSTEKSDIYSFAIVVWVILTGEEPYANARSEDQLSQCVRKGDRPAENLIPDDTPVEIIQLMKRCWDHNPIQRPTFNEGHSFFLPFYKETLEPHVEEDLLELRKLYEGPEELVEKMKSLSMSQEYLSADCPAPLVSSDRSEPVEASIEDLHVIECEPPEESVQTDARAVSSPPALEEKLGREYQYHKYGSYNCENQPDAANGYHRNNSNPFLQNHNSDLAIRQPEQDRPSYGSSVHSWTKAEPVQPTSQDETWYRPNAGLYDSMNTSVTSQSHLPMSASSPSLSQFNQQHPHSHYDRQQSWPAYQDTSAPDVSQSGRLLAPSKSCSAQDPGSLYIQNASGIQIGSNNMMSIRGYDSFSSSLLPSNASANSPIKEGIQKYEDHAVTEEHLDLLRDNIGAKWKRCARRLGLTSVEIETIEHDFYRDGLPEMVHQMLDRWKMKEGSIGCTVGKLCHALEGNIKVDVIQKILEACGSSS
- the ripk1l gene encoding receptor-interacting serine/threonine-protein kinase 1 isoform X2, with translation MATAPQSSFRMKPADLIKREAMDYGGFGEVYLCYHVTLGQVVLKTMYTGPIRNEDNKRSLLEEGNIMASLNHERVVKLLGVIMEDRDCSLVMELMPRGNLSVMLETVSVPISIKGRIILEILEGMVYLTERKVVHKDIKPQNILVDKDFHIKIADLGLATCQTWSRLTKEESRRRSRTGRSAGVRGAGTLSYMAPEHLECIHTVSTEKSDIYSFAIVVWVILTGEEPYANARSEDQLSQCVRKGDRPAENLIPDDTPVEIIQLMKRCWDHNPIQRPTFNEGHSFFLPFYKETLEPHVEEDLLELRKLYEGPEELVEKMKSLSMSQEYLSADCPAPLVSSDRSEPVEASIEDLHVIECEPPEESVQTDARAVSSPPALEEKLGREYQYHKYGSYNCENQPDAANGYHRNNSNPFLQNHNSDLAIRQPEQDRPSYGSSVHSWTKAEPVQPTSQDETWYRPNAGLYDSMNTSVTSQSHLPMSASSPSLSQFNQQHPHSHYDRQQSWPAYQDTSAPDVSQSGRLLAPSKSCSAQDPGSLYIQNASGIQIGSNNMMSIREDHAVTEEHLDLLRDNIGAKWKRCARRLGLTSVEIETIEHDFYRDGLPEMVHQMLDRWKMKEGSIGCTVGKLCHALEGNIKVDVIQKILEACGSSS